From the genome of Verrucomicrobiales bacterium:
CCCGGAGGGGGATCCCAGCTGCGCTGGGCAGACCAAAGCGGCAGAGGTCTGCCGCACTCCATAGCGTCATGCCCCTCGCGAAGCATATGGAGTGCTGTAGCCCTCTACAGCTTAGCCGCCCCCCCGGCGGGGGATCCCAGCTGCGCTGGGCAGTCCCCACCCGCACCGGCCTGCCGCACTCCAGAGCGTCATGCCCCTCGCGAAGCATATGGAGTGCTGTAGCCCTCTACAGCTTTTCCGCCCCCCCGGAGGGGGATCCCAGCTCCGCTGGGGAAACCAAAGCGGCAGAGGTCTGCCGCACTCCAGAGCGTCATGCCCCTTGCGAAGCGTATGGAGTGCTGTAGCCCTCTACAGCTTTTCCGCACCCCCGGAGGGGGATCCCAACCCGGCAGGCTGCTAGGGAAAATTTAGAGGACAAGGGGTCGGAGAATACGGTGGAGTAGCCGGCCAGGGCTGGCAGCGGAAGAAGAGCTTGGAATAACCTTCCGGATTCGCGAGCACATACTCGAAGGGGTCGAGAGGAATCGAGTTAAGATAGAAGTAGCACCAATTCTGCATGTCCAGCGACGCTTCCACCATGAACCCTTGCTCGGCCAGTCCATGCAGGATTACGTCGGTTCCCTTCTGCCCTTCCAGCGGACTGGCGGAGAGCTGGAACGGGACGCTGACAAAAATATTGGCGACCAAACCTGTCACCGATCCCATGGCGTTGCTAAGCACGATGGAATAATTGCCGGCATGCTCCGGTGCCGCGGGTGAAATCGTTAGATTGGTGGAGTTCTGACCTGGAATCACAACGCCGTCCAGCAGCCACTGGACACTGGTCACCAGAGGAACGGCGACATGACGCGTGGTGAGCTGAAACGAGTCGCCCGAGTTGACGGTGTTTGTGAACGGGACCGATTGCAACCAAGGCAGCTCCCCACAGCGCCAATTGATCTGGACCAGATCGTTGGTGTCCCCCTTAACGGCATCAATAAAGGCGTAATACGTGGTGCTCGATTTCCCCGCGAACTGCACCAGGCTGCTCGCCCCATTGCGGTTGCAGGTCACATACTTCAGCGGAGGCGCGGCTCCGATGGAATAGATCGAGAGCACGGTGTCGATAGTGCTCCCAAAGGTGTCCACGATGAGGGTGGCGTTAGTCGTCAGGCGAAACTTTTGGATCAAGGAATACCCCCCGACCACACCGCAGGGAGGTGGTTCGCTCGGCTGGCCAGCGGCCCCTTTGAGATTGAGGAACTGAGAACCAATCGTCCCGGCGGTCACCGAGACCGTGGCGACTTCCGCCAACCCGGCTTGGTCCTCACCCGTCAGGCTGGGAACCGAAAACGGCAGAGAGGGAGGGTCGTACTTGTCCTCCCACACCTCTCGAGGCAAGTCTCCCAACTGAAGGCGCGCATGACGGCTTTGAATTACCTGGCGGTCCGGGCTGGTGACCAGCACCGAGTAAAGGCCGATCGACTTCACATCCACCTTGTCCAGGGTCAATACATCGTCCGTTTGCCCGAATAGCCGGTTGCCATTGAAGAGCCACTGAAACGCCGAGGCGTTGTTCGCCACGACTCTGAACTGAACACGGTTGCCCGGAACACCCGTCTGACTATCAGGATGCCTCAGAATCTCAGGAATCTTCAGGCTCGTGGAATTCAGGTTCCAGTGAAGCAGGAAATCGTTGGTGTCCCCGCCATAACCATCCACCGCGATGTAATACTGCAAACGAGACGAGGCGTTGAAACGCAAGGAACTGGTGTAGTAAGCCCCGCCATCGTCATCGCTCTCCACCTTCTTGAGCGTGTTGACGCTCTCCCCCGTATAAACCGCCAGCAGCGTGTCAAAGGTGCTGCCACGCGTGTTGAAGGCCGCGATTCCGTCCTTCGTCGCACGCCAGCGAAACCAGACGGAACGACCGCCCGAATTCCCATCGTGAAGCGGTTCCCCCTTTTCCTGGGAGGCCCCGCGATTGGAACTCCGCAAAGAGCCGCTGGGATCCTCCTTCAGATCGAAGGCATCGCGAAAATCGTCGGCCGCCTTCACCACCGGTAAATCTATCAGCACTCGAACCGGAGTACTTAGAACCACTCCCGCTCCATTGGCCACCACCGCCGTGTAACTTCCGCCATCCTCAAAATCAATGATCTCCTTGGTATAGGATTGCTGATTCGCATTGGGAATGTTGACGCCATTGCGCTTCCACTGGAACTCCAAAGGCCCTGTCCCCAACGCACCCGCCGGCAAACGGAGGACTTTGCCAACCGAAACAGGTAACTCCAAGGGAGCATCCACCGTAATCCGCGGAAGCTCCGCTACCTGTAGCTGGAGATCCAAGAAGGTCGACCCAGCCACGTTGAAGGCCTCCAACCGATAAAATCCCGCATCCGAGGGTCGCAGCGATTTGAAGTCGAGCGTCGATGAGGTCGCGCCGGCGATTGGCGTCTGGTTGAAGTACCACTGGAAGCGAATCGGCAGGGTCCCGACGGCCGCGGCACTCCAAGACCAGCTCTCGCTGGCCCGACCTTGGTGATCCTGCGGAATCTGGGTGAATCGCGGCACACCCACATTCGGAGCACCGGGGGTAGGCAGATCCACCAATCCAACGAAGCGCGCCCCATCGGGATAGCGAGCCTCGGCTCGCTTGGCATCGGGGACCTTGGTGACCACCTGGTGGATCAGTGAGCCAGCTTGATCAAAGAGCTGCAAGGTGAAGGTGTCGCTAGGCAGACGAAACGGAACGTGCAAACCAGATGGATCGGTCGCGTTCAGATCCGGATTCCCATCGGCCCATACCCGGAAGAAGCCCCCCCCGGCAATTTTCCTTCCCTTCGGAATCGGAAACATAGGGGACTGGGTCGTAGGACCAAAAAGGAAGAGAGAGAGCCCGGTCAGATCCACCGTTTCTCGGCCCGGATTGTAGAGCTCAAACCAGCTCGCCTGAGGCCGGGGAGGCGACACCAGCCACTCGTTGATCACCAGCGAGGGGGTCATGGCGTTAACCCCACCTGGGGTTGGCTGAGCGAAGATCCGATACCGTCCGCCGAGTTGCGGCCGTTGGTCCAACCCATAGGAGAGGTCGGTGTCCAAGGCAGGGTAGTCTAGATAGTCCACGACCATCGGCTTGCCCTGGATCAGCATGGAGAGGGCTAGAGATCCCCCCTTCGGGTTGAGCCTCAGGGTACAATGGAATTGGTCGGAGTTGCTCTGTTCGGCCTCCCCATCCAGCCAAACGATCAGATACTGTCCTGGATTGATCACAGAACCCTTCGGAAAGCGCCACCGCTGGAACTGATAATAGTTGTCCGAAAGCGAAAAATCCTCGAGCGAAAGAGGCTTGGGCCCCGGATTATAGAGCTCGACCCAAGGGTCTGCTTCTCGACGATTGTCAAAAAGGGTGAAACGATTGTCCGACTGCAACTCGTTGATGCACAGGATTCTGAAATAGGGCGAAGAAGGCGGCACCACTCCCGTGTCACTGGCGCAGACTCCATGGGTGCCGGCACTCATCGAAACCACCAGGCAGATTAACCGGAACCAGATCGCGGCGTGGGACGCGGGCGGCCGAGAACCAGCTCCAGGGAGGTCCAGAGTCTTCATAGTTACAACGTTAGAACGAGCCAAATTGGATCAACGGTTCTCATGCGCCACACTCACTCTACGAAACCGAGTGGGGCTTTCTTTCACCGCCGAAAGGAATTGTGGGTTTAAGACATGGCAGGAGGCATTAGGAATGGCACATCCCGAAAAACCTCAATTCCTATTGATTACAGGGTATATGGATACTCCGGAAGAACTTCAGGATCAAGTGCCGAATCAGGCGAGAAGGGCTCATCTTCGAAACCGTTTCACTAGGACGACCAGCGATTGGATCTCTTCACCAGTGAGCTTTTCCCGAAACCCGGGCATTTTCAGATTCCCGCGGTCGTCCTTTTTTCCTTCGGTCACCTGTTTCACGATCTCGGCGTCCGTCGCCTTACTCTCCGACAGGTCTTTGACGCCCAGCTTCCGAGCAGCAGGATTCTGAGCCTTCCCGTCTTTCCCATGGCACAACGCGCAGTGTTTCAGGAAAATCGCATCGCCATTGGCGCCTTGAACGGAGGCAACCGCGACGCCTAAGAGAAAGAGCGCCATACAGGGCAGGGAAGCAGAGAGGAAGACCCGTTGCCATGATCGTGTCAGGGGCAGCGGAACAACCGACCGATGAATCATAGATTCGTTCTTACCCGGAGTGATCAGAAGAAGCAAGGTAGGTGTGGGGAGGCAAAAGGGACTTCTGGGCAAACATTGGCCCAACCGGACGGGCTTGGCGGCACCCAGAGAACGAGATGAAGCAAGCGCAACGAAACGCCATCCTGAAATCAGAGCGTCGGATGGATGGTTGCCGACGCATCCCAGACTGATCCACTGGCTGGAAGACCTGCCCCCGAATATTTGGCCCGCCCGCTTCGTCGAACAAGGATCAATTTAGCCCCTTTCTTCAAACGAATATCTATGAAATCACCCCTCTCATTGCTTTCTTTGACAGTCACAAGCCTGGCTTTCCTCGCAATGCCATTCAACCTGGCGAGCGACCCCCTTCCCTCCTTGCCTGCCTTCTCTCGAACCAGCGGACTCTCCATCGATTACCGGGTGCTTCCCTCGCACCGAGAACTCCAAGAAGCCCTGCGAAAAGTCGTTCGCGATGGCAATAATGGCGGCTTCGCTCTGAACATGTGGGTCACGGTGGTCAATCGTGACGGCGTGGTCCTGGGAGTTGCTTTCTCGGGCGGCAACCGAGGCGATCAATGGCCGGGCAGCCGGGTGATCTCCGCCCAAAAGGCCAACGCTGCCAATGCCTTCAGCCTGCCCAAACTCGCGCTCTCCACCGCCAATCTCTATTCCGCAGTTCAACCGGGCGGGAGTCTCTACGGACTGGCCGATAGCAACCCGGTTAACACCGACGCGGCCTACTCCGGGTCAGCTCTCCTGTATGGCACCGATTGCGATCCGATGGTCGGCAAACGCATCGGCGGAATCAACACGTTCGGGGGTGGCTTGCCTCTCTACGACCGGGACGGAAGGCTCATTGGAGCACTCGGTGTCAGCGGTGACACCTCCTGCGCCGATCACATCATCGCGTGGAAACTTCGACACGCCCTGAATTTTGACAACGTGCCCGCCGGAGTCAGCGCCACCAAGGACGATAACATCGTTCACGATCTCAAGAAGGATGAGTACGGACACCCCGTCAGTGCGAGTGGCTGGGGACACCCCACCGTCGGGGACGAGGCCAAGCGAATCGCCGAAGCTCTGCCCAGGACTCATCCCGTCGGCCCGCAACGATAGCTCAGACTACAAAGGTCAACTGTGACCACGGATCTCTCGGATAACACGGATCCGCAAAGACTTGGAAGGACGACCCTCATCGCTCGGAAAGGGACTGCGATCTTCCGTCAAAGACTGTCACAACCCCTTTTTAATCCGTGTCATCCGTGAGATCCGTGGTTAGTTCATTCCCGGTTTTAGGTTTAACCAAGGAGGTTCTGCCTCAGACCGACGAAGCCTCGTCGGTCTGAGGCAGAACCTCCTTAGAACTCGGTCATTTACCCGGCCCAAACGCTTTTGCTACAACTTCAACCATGAGCACATCGTCCCTCTTCCCACTCTCCTCCCGTCGTCGGTTTCTACGCACCACGGCCGTGAGCTCTCTGGCTTTTCCGTTTGTCTCTCGCCTGCCGGTTCTGGGCGCCAATGAAAAGCTAAGCATCGCGGCCATCGGCGCCGGCGGAAAAGGCGGGGTGGACATCGGCTACTGCAAATCCGAGAACGTGGTCGCGCTCTGCGATGTCGATCAGAAGAATGCCGCGAGCACCTTTCAAGCGTTCCCCCAGGCCAGGACGTTCAAGGACTTCAGAGTCATGCTGGAAAAGGAAGGCAAGAACATCGACGCCGTCACCATCTCGACTCCTGACCACACGCATTTCCATGCGGCTGTGCTCGCGATGCAGCTCCGGAAACATGTCTACCTGCAGAAGCCCCTGACGCACACGATCTGGGAAGCTAGAACTCTCACCCAGCTTGCCCGGAAGCACAAAGTCGTCACTCAGATGGGCAATCAGGGACACTCTCAAGTCGACTCGCGTCGCCTGGTGGAACTGATTCAAGCGGGGGTGGCGGGCGACATCCAAGAGGTGCATGTCTGGACCGACCGGCCGATCTGGCCGCAGGGTCACGATCGCCCCAAAGCAGCCGCCGTGCCCGAACATCTGGATTGGGACCTCTGGCTCGGACCGGCGCCCTACCGCCCTTTTCACGAAGGCTGCGTCCCGTTCAATTGGCGGGCGTTCTGGGACTTTGGCACCGGTGCTCTAGGCGACATGGGATGCCACAACATGGATCTCGCGTTCTTCGCCCTCGGTTTGCGCGACCCTCGCGCAGTCGAAGCGACGTCCTCCGGAGTGAACTCCGAGACGGCGCCAGCCTGGTCCATCATCACCTATGAATTTCCGAAATCTGGCCGCCGCGGCCCGGTGAAGCTGGTGTGGTATGACGGTGGAAAAAAGCCTTCCCCCGCTCTCGCAAAATCCAAAGAGCTCCCCGGCAACGGCTGCATCATGGTTGGCAGCAAGGACAGCCTCTATGTGCCAAACTATTGGGGCAAGGGAACGTTCACCTCCGGCGCCACAATGGAAGACTATGCGAGTGTTTCTCCGAAGCTCCCGCGACTCCCAGGAGCCGACAAGGACAACGATGCCGCCCAACATCTGGAATGGATCCAAGCCTGCAAAGGAGCCGGCAAAACTCTCTCGAACTTTGAGTATGCCGGCCCGATGACCGAAGCCGTGCTCCTGGGCAATGTGGCCCTGCGCGCCGGTAAACGGATCGAATGGGATGCGAAGCGCCTCCAGGTGACCAACGCGCCCGAGGCCAACCAATACATCCGAACCGAGTATCGCAAAGGATGGGAATACCAAGGCTGAGGATCATCCAGGCCTGGGCTCTCGCCATCGCATCCATCGGGTGCTTTTGCGTTCTCTGGGGATGTGGGCAACAGAGACCGTCAGGCCTCACCGTCTACGCCTCTCAGGATCAGGTCTACGCGGAGCCCTTGCTCCGACGGTTTACCGAACGCACTCGCGTCCCCGTTCAAGCCATCTACGACAGCGAGGCGGTCAAGACGGTCGGGCTGGCCAATCGGCTGCTAGCCGAACGCGATCGTCCTTTGGCCGACGTCTTCTGGAGCAATGAAGAATTTCGAACGCGCCAACTCGCCGCGGCCGGGGTGTTTCGGAAGACCAATGGATGGGTGGCCTTCGGTCAACGAAGCCGCCAATGGGTGATCCACACGCAGGCCATCGCCCAGGCCCAAATCTCAGAGACTGTCCCAGCCTCCCTGCTCGAACTCACCAACAGCCGCTGGCGCGGAAAAGTGGCCATGGCTTCGCCGCTCTTCGGATCCACCGCGACACATTTCTGTGTGCTGCGCCAGAGGTGGGGCGAGGAGATCTGGAAACAGTGGTGCGCGGGCTTGAGTCGCAATGAGCTGATCCTGACGGAGGGCAACTCAATGGTCGTCCGACTGGTAGCGCGAGGTCAGGCGCTGATCGGACTCACGGATTCGGATGATATCGCGGCGGGACAGCGGGAAGGATGGCCGGTGCGTGGAGTCTCTCTGGGAGCGGAGGGATGGCGGATGCCCAACACCGTCGGCATCATCCGAGGCAGCCGACGACCCGCTCAGGCTCAGGAGCTGATGGATTACCTCCGCTCAGCAGAATCACTCGCCTTCCTGGAGGGAGCCGCCGCCTTGGAGCCCGCCACCCACTCAGAGGCCCTTCAGCCGACCGTAGACTGGGCAGCGCTGCTGCGCGATCTTCCCACGACCACTCACCTGCTTCGCTCCATCTTCCTAAGGTGAGGCAAGACGCCCTTTCATAGGAAGGACTTCTGATGTCGTCCCCTACAGGCCTAAGTGTCGGAGCCGAGGTAACGAGCCTTGGTTCATGGAGGGGAGCTGGCTTTGATCGGGCTGATCTGCGCGATCCTTCGGTTCTCGCTGAGTTAGTACTCCTCCGCGTTCTCCGCGCCTCCGCCAGAAAAGATCCCTCCACTGACTCGGAAGGACTGCCGGAATCTCTCGCGCAGGCGCGGAGAACGCGGAGAGGAAAGAGTTCATGGAGAGGCCGTCGGCCTCAGTACTTAGCCACGGAGTGGTCGATCTCATCCGCCCAGGCCGTAATGCCACCCTTCACGCTTTTGGCATATTTGAACCCCTGTTCCTTGAGGAAGTTCAGAGCCTTCATCGAGCGAACCCCGCCCTTGCAGTGGAGGTAAATGGCCTGGTTGGGATCTAGCTCCGTAAAGCGCTGGGGCAAGGAGCCGAGCGGAATGAGCTGCACTCCGTTGACGTGACAGATCTGCCACTCGTCGGGATCGCGAACGTCGACCACCTTGATGTTCAGCTTCGGATCGTCCAAGGCCTTCTTCATGTCCTGAACGGTCACCTCGTCCGGGTTGGAGGTCGGAGTCGCGGGCTCGGCCGGGATGCCGCAGAACTGCTCATAGTCGATCAGCCCGTGAATCGTGGGCTTCTCACCGCAAAGCGGGCATTTCGGATCGCGACGCAGCTTTAGCTCGCGGAACTTCATGTCGAGAGCGTTGAACAGCATCAGGCGCCCGATAAGGGAGCTTCCCTTGGCCAGAGCCAATTTCAAAATCTCAGTGGCTTGGATGCAACCAATGATCCCCGGAAGGACACCGAGCACGCCACCTTCCGCGCAGCTCGGCACCATGCCCGGAGGCGGCGGTTCCGGATAGAGACAGCGGTAGCAGGGTCCGCCCAGATGAGGAGCGAAGACGCTCGCCTGGCCATCGAAGCGAAAGATCGAGCCGTAGACGTTCGGCTTCTTGAGCAGAACGCAGGCATCGTTCGTGAGGTAGCGGGTCGGAAAGTTATCGGTGCCATCTACCACGATGTCATACTGAGCGATGATCTCCATCGCGTTCTCGCTGGTCAGCCGAGTGTTGTGGATCACCACCTCCACCCCAGGATTCAATTGTGCGATGGTCTCCTTGGCAGATTCAGCCTTGGGTCGGCCGACGTCGCTCGTCCCATGGAGGAGCTGGCGCTGCAGATTGGAAAAATCAACGGTATCGAAGTCCACGATGCCGATCTTCCCGATACCGGCAGCCGCCAGATACATGGCGATGGGAGATCCTAGGCCGCCCGCCCCAATGCAAAGCACGCTGGTGGAGCAGATTTTCTTCTGCCCAGCCATGCCCACCTCGGGGAGGATAAGGTGTCGCGAATATCGTCGAATTTCGTCGTTACTGAGTTGCATAAGCCAGAAACAAAGACAGTAGGGTGACGGGAGGAGAAATCAAGCCCATGAAAAGGAAGGCCGAAGGTTTGCCTTGGCAAGTGGTGGCGAAGCCGGAAAATGCACCCACCATTGAATTCACGCATGAATCCCTCCCGAGCACGGGGACTCCAGTCCTCCGCGAAGCTGATCCGAGATCACCTGCTCCCGGGAACCAAGCTCGCCCTGGTGCTGGGCAGTGGTTTTCAGCCGGTGACAGCCGCGCTCCAAGTCCGCTCCGAGTTGGGCTATCATCTGCTGCGCGGTTTTCCCAAGCCATCCGTCCCCGGCCACGCCGGACGCCTCCTGTGCGGCACGCTGGGAGGAGCACCGGTGGCCGTGCTGAGCGGGCGAGCCCACTACTACGAAGGACACTCGCTGTGGGACGTAACTTTTCCGATCCGTGCCCTGGCCGCAGCGGGAATTCAAGCCATCTTGCTCACGAACGCGGCTGGCGGCATCAAACGGACCCTGCGCCCGGGCACATTCATGCGCCTGACGGACCACATCAACTTCCTGGGCGAGAATCCCCTCCGCGGAGGTGCAGCCGATGGTGCCAGCCGGTTCGTGGACCTAAGCCAGACCTACGATCCGGGACTGGCGGACCTGCTAGTCCAGGCAGCCCGGACCGCCAAGGTGCGGCTGCACTCCGGGGTCTATCTTGCCGTCTCTGGACCGAGCTACGAAACACCCGCTGAAATCCGGGCGTTTCGACGCTGGGGAGCCGACGCGGTCGGCATGAGCACGGTTCCGGAAGCGATCGTGGCCCGCAGTCTGGGAATGCGCGTGGCCGGCCTATCTTGCATCACGAATGCCGCGGCAGGACTCAGCGTGAAGCCCATTTCCCACGACGAAGTGATCGAGTGCGGCCGGGCGGCAGGCCGGCAGGCCACTGAGTTGCTATCTCGATTCGCTTGTCTCTATGCTCAAGCCTGACCATGCAATCACCACGCCTCGCGGAACGAAGGGCCGGCTATGAAACGCTTTGACCTCACGCCCGGGACCGTCGCATTGCTCCTGGTTCTGGCGGCATTTTTCGGAATCTTCCTGTTTTACCCAGCCGGCCTGATGCTGAAGGAAGCCTTTCTCGTCGAAGGGCGTCTCTCGCTAGTCAACTTCCAACTCCTTCTCCAAAGCCCGCTCCAGCGCGAATCCCTGCTTAACAGCCTGATGATCGCGCTCGTGACCACAGGGGGTGCCACCCTCGTCGCCTTGCCGATGGCGTGGTGCACGACGCGATTCAGCTTCAAGGGTCGGACCTGGCTGAACGCCTTGCTTCTCGTCCCCCTGATCATGCCACCCTTTGTCGGTGCGATTGGGTTGAAGCAGCTGCTGGCCCGCTTCGGTTCCGTGAATCTGGCCCTGATGGATCTGGGCCTGCTCAGCCGCGATCATCCGATCGATTGGCTGGGCAGCGGGGGCTTCGGGGGTATCATTCTGCTGCAGATCTTTAACTTGTATCCCATCCTCCTGCTCAACCTGAGCGCGGCGCTCGCCAATCTCGACCCGTCGCTGAAGGAAGCGGGACAAAACCTGGGGGCCAGCCATTGGCGACTCTTTCGAACCGTCACGCTCCCCCTGATCCTCCCCGGGTACTTCGCCGGAGCAATACTGGTGTTCATCGCCGCGTTCACCGACCTGGGCACCCCTCTCATCTTTGGATACTCCCGGGTGGTGCCGATGCAGATCTTCGATGCCATCAATGACCTGAATGCCAACCCGCTGGGCTACACCCTCGTCACCTTCGTGTTGATCATGACACTGGTGCTGTTTGTAGTCAGTAAACGATGGCTGGCGGGACGCCGATTCGAGATGCTCCCACGCGGCCATGTGACGGGGAGCGAGCAACCCGCCACGCCATTCCAAACCTTTCTTCTCTGGTCGCTGCTCGGCGGTTGGACCCTGGTCGCCCTGCTGCCCCATTTCGCAGTGGTTGGACAATCGTTCTCAGCACACTGGTTTTTCTCGGTCCTCCCGGACACCTGGACCACCGAGCACTATTCCTCACTGTGGGGACATGGCCTCACCGCCAGCAGCATCCGGAACAGCCTCCACTATTCCAGCCTCAGCGCCTTGGTAGACCTGGTCCTGGGAGTTTCAATCGCCTGGCTGCTCACCCGCCGGCGCATCCCGTGCGCAGGACTGCTGGATGCTCTCTCGATGTTGCCGCTGGCACTGCCCGGCTTGGTGCTGGCTTTTGGCTATGTAGCCGCCTTTGACTTCGAGACCCCGTGGCTGAACCCACGTCTCGACCCGGTGTTCCTGCTGGTCATCAGCTACAGCGTGCGACGCCTCCCCTACATTGTCCGGTCCGCTTACGCGGGTTTTCAGCAAAC
Proteins encoded in this window:
- a CDS encoding lamin tail domain-containing protein, with translation MKTLDLPGAGSRPPASHAAIWFRLICLVVSMSAGTHGVCASDTGVVPPSSPYFRILCINELQSDNRFTLFDNRREADPWVELYNPGPKPLSLEDFSLSDNYYQFQRWRFPKGSVINPGQYLIVWLDGEAEQSNSDQFHCTLRLNPKGGSLALSMLIQGKPMVVDYLDYPALDTDLSYGLDQRPQLGGRYRIFAQPTPGGVNAMTPSLVINEWLVSPPRPQASWFELYNPGRETVDLTGLSLFLFGPTTQSPMFPIPKGRKIAGGGFFRVWADGNPDLNATDPSGLHVPFRLPSDTFTLQLFDQAGSLIHQVVTKVPDAKRAEARYPDGARFVGLVDLPTPGAPNVGVPRFTQIPQDHQGRASESWSWSAAAVGTLPIRFQWYFNQTPIAGATSSTLDFKSLRPSDAGFYRLEAFNVAGSTFLDLQLQVAELPRITVDAPLELPVSVGKVLRLPAGALGTGPLEFQWKRNGVNIPNANQQSYTKEIIDFEDGGSYTAVVANGAGVVLSTPVRVLIDLPVVKAADDFRDAFDLKEDPSGSLRSSNRGASQEKGEPLHDGNSGGRSVWFRWRATKDGIAAFNTRGSTFDTLLAVYTGESVNTLKKVESDDDGGAYYTSSLRFNASSRLQYYIAVDGYGGDTNDFLLHWNLNSTSLKIPEILRHPDSQTGVPGNRVQFRVVANNASAFQWLFNGNRLFGQTDDVLTLDKVDVKSIGLYSVLVTSPDRQVIQSRHARLQLGDLPREVWEDKYDPPSLPFSVPSLTGEDQAGLAEVATVSVTAGTIGSQFLNLKGAAGQPSEPPPCGVVGGYSLIQKFRLTTNATLIVDTFGSTIDTVLSIYSIGAAPPLKYVTCNRNGASSLVQFAGKSSTTYYAFIDAVKGDTNDLVQINWRCGELPWLQSVPFTNTVNSGDSFQLTTRHVAVPLVTSVQWLLDGVVIPGQNSTNLTISPAAPEHAGNYSIVLSNAMGSVTGLVANIFVSVPFQLSASPLEGQKGTDVILHGLAEQGFMVEASLDMQNWCYFYLNSIPLDPFEYVLANPEGYSKLFFRCQPWPATPPYSPTPCPLNFP
- a CDS encoding cytochrome c; protein product: MALFLLGVAVASVQGANGDAIFLKHCALCHGKDGKAQNPAARKLGVKDLSESKATDAEIVKQVTEGKKDDRGNLKMPGFREKLTGEEIQSLVVLVKRFRR
- a CDS encoding heme-binding protein — translated: MKSPLSLLSLTVTSLAFLAMPFNLASDPLPSLPAFSRTSGLSIDYRVLPSHRELQEALRKVVRDGNNGGFALNMWVTVVNRDGVVLGVAFSGGNRGDQWPGSRVISAQKANAANAFSLPKLALSTANLYSAVQPGGSLYGLADSNPVNTDAAYSGSALLYGTDCDPMVGKRIGGINTFGGGLPLYDRDGRLIGALGVSGDTSCADHIIAWKLRHALNFDNVPAGVSATKDDNIVHDLKKDEYGHPVSASGWGHPTVGDEAKRIAEALPRTHPVGPQR
- a CDS encoding Gfo/Idh/MocA family oxidoreductase; translated protein: MSTSSLFPLSSRRRFLRTTAVSSLAFPFVSRLPVLGANEKLSIAAIGAGGKGGVDIGYCKSENVVALCDVDQKNAASTFQAFPQARTFKDFRVMLEKEGKNIDAVTISTPDHTHFHAAVLAMQLRKHVYLQKPLTHTIWEARTLTQLARKHKVVTQMGNQGHSQVDSRRLVELIQAGVAGDIQEVHVWTDRPIWPQGHDRPKAAAVPEHLDWDLWLGPAPYRPFHEGCVPFNWRAFWDFGTGALGDMGCHNMDLAFFALGLRDPRAVEATSSGVNSETAPAWSIITYEFPKSGRRGPVKLVWYDGGKKPSPALAKSKELPGNGCIMVGSKDSLYVPNYWGKGTFTSGATMEDYASVSPKLPRLPGADKDNDAAQHLEWIQACKGAGKTLSNFEYAGPMTEAVLLGNVALRAGKRIEWDAKRLQVTNAPEANQYIRTEYRKGWEYQG
- a CDS encoding substrate-binding domain-containing protein, producing the protein MGIPRLRIIQAWALAIASIGCFCVLWGCGQQRPSGLTVYASQDQVYAEPLLRRFTERTRVPVQAIYDSEAVKTVGLANRLLAERDRPLADVFWSNEEFRTRQLAAAGVFRKTNGWVAFGQRSRQWVIHTQAIAQAQISETVPASLLELTNSRWRGKVAMASPLFGSTATHFCVLRQRWGEEIWKQWCAGLSRNELILTEGNSMVVRLVARGQALIGLTDSDDIAAGQREGWPVRGVSLGAEGWRMPNTVGIIRGSRRPAQAQELMDYLRSAESLAFLEGAAALEPATHSEALQPTVDWAALLRDLPTTTHLLRSIFLR
- the moeB gene encoding molybdopterin-synthase adenylyltransferase MoeB, with the protein product MQLSNDEIRRYSRHLILPEVGMAGQKKICSTSVLCIGAGGLGSPIAMYLAAAGIGKIGIVDFDTVDFSNLQRQLLHGTSDVGRPKAESAKETIAQLNPGVEVVIHNTRLTSENAMEIIAQYDIVVDGTDNFPTRYLTNDACVLLKKPNVYGSIFRFDGQASVFAPHLGGPCYRCLYPEPPPPGMVPSCAEGGVLGVLPGIIGCIQATEILKLALAKGSSLIGRLMLFNALDMKFRELKLRRDPKCPLCGEKPTIHGLIDYEQFCGIPAEPATPTSNPDEVTVQDMKKALDDPKLNIKVVDVRDPDEWQICHVNGVQLIPLGSLPQRFTELDPNQAIYLHCKGGVRSMKALNFLKEQGFKYAKSVKGGITAWADEIDHSVAKY
- a CDS encoding purine-nucleoside phosphorylase, translating into MNPSRARGLQSSAKLIRDHLLPGTKLALVLGSGFQPVTAALQVRSELGYHLLRGFPKPSVPGHAGRLLCGTLGGAPVAVLSGRAHYYEGHSLWDVTFPIRALAAAGIQAILLTNAAGGIKRTLRPGTFMRLTDHINFLGENPLRGGAADGASRFVDLSQTYDPGLADLLVQAARTAKVRLHSGVYLAVSGPSYETPAEIRAFRRWGADAVGMSTVPEAIVARSLGMRVAGLSCITNAAAGLSVKPISHDEVIECGRAAGRQATELLSRFACLYAQA
- a CDS encoding iron ABC transporter permease, with the protein product MKRFDLTPGTVALLLVLAAFFGIFLFYPAGLMLKEAFLVEGRLSLVNFQLLLQSPLQRESLLNSLMIALVTTGGATLVALPMAWCTTRFSFKGRTWLNALLLVPLIMPPFVGAIGLKQLLARFGSVNLALMDLGLLSRDHPIDWLGSGGFGGIILLQIFNLYPILLLNLSAALANLDPSLKEAGQNLGASHWRLFRTVTLPLILPGYFAGAILVFIAAFTDLGTPLIFGYSRVVPMQIFDAINDLNANPLGYTLVTFVLIMTLVLFVVSKRWLAGRRFEMLPRGHVTGSEQPATPFQTFLLWSLLGGWTLVALLPHFAVVGQSFSAHWFFSVLPDTWTTEHYSSLWGHGLTASSIRNSLHYSSLSALVDLVLGVSIAWLLTRRRIPCAGLLDALSMLPLALPGLVLAFGYVAAFDFETPWLNPRLDPVFLLVISYSVRRLPYIVRSAYAGFQQTSVTLEEASANLGASPWRTLRKITLPLVTGHLVAGTLLTFSFAMLEVSDGLILAMKDVYFPLTKMIYVLMGRIDPGAPGIACALGVIGMLLLTTSLLLAGRLLGKKLGQLFRA